The Saccharomycodes ludwigii strain NBRC 1722 chromosome II, whole genome shotgun sequence genome window below encodes:
- the CDC25 gene encoding Ras family guanine nucleotide exchange factor CDC25 (similar to Saccharomyces cerevisiae YLR310C | CDC25 | Cell Division Cycle (paralog of YLL016W | SDC25 YLL017W | Ras guanine nucleotide exchange factor)), which yields MKITSKTEMNNRSSISTGSNSSDNKTTTTADINTASPVTHPPNMIIKPIDIVIAAFDFTSNSMSTSGINYLYFKEGQVIYVLNKDNNNLWWDGIIVINNNANEDLIRGWFPGNFTKPLYNNKNNNFSATSNPNLHHHKISSSLHYLSKYKYGNSTSRKNSIISNNSNASSSHHSSSSQQQHNNPINTTTHTKYRETSPFSTSSSSSSSASLPVSASIKNNLNSSTSTNINTDNTSKKNDSNQEQHKQKMKILTENEIRNLISNLSPSIANTTLKDNTSLMCGGASVNNNYIDNSGINSGFSKSDKYNDTGSNSSNTSNALSGMNNPVLIWVPVPVKEIYNSNDKSNDNFGGTGYTEDGTKNEKNTSYSSPKILYYNKLLDVYCKKLPFVDYPELNNNSLFPTDENDVDLSVRLLTKDEDDKLKKTGNADHINSVEDDTNTSGLKKEDHDNNNNNNKDKSQTGTAITTFNSENVFLFDSSHFYCDDAKDITSWSNLHSLICFNLNMAQLHITKEPSSYMFQYHLNLVSKYSLYFHTTVRLLQKQITKAKKKEIKKLLKIIRRSFFIISVNGYLYFNSNYYNDHFKCNKNTFSSVPSSKTDHTHPCQHAEHRNITKDFNDNNRMPREPVLESHQGLNHETHFSNNEEKYEHNDATINTTDMDANGIKSSKFSSSSSSLSSSSSGGSFSNFVDARSGSDLRHFNDFDTQAINTSLLLSKSASNSVEYPHYENKKFSTSTIETLKNSHVHSNDNNIKHSASGNASFSNSSTLSTTHGLNNNIGSNYSSTTATPSHTTNKNRKYSNNIANGGMYFRRISGSSSSFSHPHLLIDDLLKSVSDEFVKFQTANTQLYKVMVIISIPEDSSNTRNPDILIPQILPRFFKNDFSGGSWNDPFSKDMDRTGSTNCSSYIPFKESFFNAKHNTPYSNNNDPLGSDGVCGAGLRRDKKIGDNKLTNPNRIILNHDLLNIFKTKYGPTLLSQDEFLSIMSKPRSTERDLELTVYIRNIISTTSEIIFFLENLDISFYTKLRNLDVKRCYSSTSATTANTTINDDSKANDGTNTHMSSNMGSTYDSTRNSFSSNTSVPKHQINTNASKEEAKKQLFHPQQYYKNTDTPSVSTASSSSSFSCLQQPSSADTKTALEPSPSYQTTSTSSFSNIGHSISNLFRSTNTSKTNNAASNNASGVNDDANCGDGKGNDTNNANDSIDENSTPEDQDYLELTKWKQQMLELLSGIIMDFCEVKQAFHDVVIRGVIDAQNITLKDPYTFSSMKGELSYDSILSAHRLSEDIQQRSNFRYNKINNSQNATSNVKYPLLSHTKINTTLAVLAGHRNDSAFLQRRNYRHAKRDKITEDLKTHLIKQDVETSDSDFWDCDESIKKFYFKLLDIYYYCTTVLEQLVVAKENFLNNVFRNMNNELLASIFKYEFEDQQLQQQQQQLQHHQLIDDEIDTFLLHKDIISEEGGGKKPMGGTSILIREDQPWFLQSDYDSQLIYDDKGFIKAGTKEALIEHLTSHKTVDRFFIVVFLTTFRSMLTCNDLLRSLLERYNLPPPEGLSYEQYNSWVEKKMIPIKEAVMNVVLIFLSDYWCPAYYEPGVEDIKILADVALTEKTKHAEEVAKLIDEKLIKCGYSNKNGNHTDKNSNMGEDHPQKSSTASVLSGGLSSTPSVVSSTKLNLPLNKPSNSPSPHSMGTIKLLDLSPSEFAEQLTVKECELYSKINTFECLDRIWGKKYCSFGGSPNIKKFISTSNHLTNYVTFQIVKLTDIQKRCSTIEFFINTAVVCRSLNNFSSMTAIISAMYSSPVYRLKNTWELVDKNIKNKLSELNVLMESFRNFARYREVLNNVTKSSEPYIPFLGVYLSDLTFISSGNPDYLRNSQNQIINFAKRIRITEILKEITNCKKRTYKLNKNTQLLNFIESYCCNNTDSNGKCIIPGIELLYNQSLIIEPRDKQQNKSLINSTNKNFNQSTKHQQYQEGSGICDELGAGSVPDKDQKKSIDKQKSHIKKSAKRLLFSNKNK from the coding sequence ATGAAAATTACCTCAAAGACTGAAATGAATAACCGCAGCAGTATTAGTACTGGCTCCAACAGTtctgataataaaactacTACCACTGCTGATATCAATACTGCTTCTCCTGTCACTCACCCTCCAAATATGATTATTAAACCTATAGATATTGTAATTGCAGCATTCGATTTTACTTCAAATTCTATGTCCACCTCCGGTATAAACtacttatattttaaagaagGTCAagttatatatgtattaaacaaagataacaataatttatGGTGGGATGGTATTATTGTAATTAACAACAATGCCAACGAAGATCTAATTAGGGGTTGGTTTCCAGGTAATTTTACAAAACCActctataataataaaaataacaatttcaGTGCCACTAGTAACCCAAATTTGCATCATCATAAAATTTCTTCGAGTCTACACTATTTATCTAAATACAAATATGGCAACAGCACTAGTAGAAAAAATTCCATAATATCCAATAACTCTAACGCTTCCTCTTCTCATCATTCGTCATCATCTCAGCAGCAGCACAATAATCCCATCAATACTACCACACATACAAAATATAGAGAAACTTCACCATTTTCTACTagttcctcttcttcttcttctgcaTCCCTTCCTGTATCAGcttctattaaaaataatttgaatAGTAGTACGAGTACTAATATTAACACGGATAATACTTCCAAGAAAAATGACAGCAATCAAGAGCAgcacaaacaaaaaatgaaaatattaacggAAAACGAGATTAgaaatttaatttcaaatttatcaCCATCTATAGCAAACACTACTCTAAAAGACAATACATCGCTAATGTGTGGCGGCGCTAGTGTaaacaataattatattgatAATTCTGGTATTAATTCTGGCTTTAGTAAAAGTGACAAATATAATGATACTGGGAGTAATAGCAGTAACACTAGCAATGCTCTTTCGGGCATGAATAATCCCGTGCTAATTTGGGTACCTGTACCggtaaaagaaatatataacaGCAACGACAAAagtaatgataattttGGTGGTACAGGATATACAGAAGATGGCACcaagaatgaaaaaaataccagTTATTCTTCAccgaaaatattatattataataagtTATTAGACGtttattgtaaaaaattGCCATTTGTTGATTATCCAGaacttaataataattctttattcCCCACTGATGAGAATGATGTAGATTTGAGTGTTAGATTGTTAACTAAAGACGAAgatgataaattaaaaaaaacaggaaATGCTGACCACATAAATAGTGTTGAAGATGATACCAATACATCTGGcctaaaaaaagaagatcatgataataataataacaacaacaaggaCAAATCTCAAACTGGTACTGCTATAACTACTTTTAACTCGGAAAAtgtatttttgtttgattcGTCACACTTTTATTGCGACGATGCAAAGGATATAACTTCATGGTCAAACTTACACAGTCTAATTTGCTTCAATTTAAATATGGCCCAGCTACATATTACGAAGGAACCATCTTCATATATGTTCCAgtatcatttaaatttggTCTCTAAATACTCTCTATATTTCCATACAACAGTTAGACTTTTACAGAAACAAATAACGAAGgccaaaaaaaaggaaattaaaaaactattaaagATAATACGCCGCagttttttcattattagtgttaatggttatttgtattttaactccaattattataatgacCACTTTAAATGTAATAAGAATACGTTTTCATCGGTACCCTCCAGTAAAACCGACCATACACATCCTTGTCAGCATGCGGAGCATAGAAATATAACAAAGGATttcaatgataataaccGCATGCCTAGGGAGCCTGTTTTAGAAAGTCATCAAGGACTAAACCATGAGACGcatttttctaataatgaGGAAAAATATGAGCATAATGATGCTACCATTAACACCACTGACATGGATGCCAATGGTATTAAATCTTCTAAattttcctcttcctcgTCGTCTCTTTCATCCTCATCGTCTGGTGGTtccttttctaattttgtGGATGCGAGATCTGGATCTGATTTAAGACATTTCAATGATTTTGATACTCAGGCGATTAATACTTCATTATTACTGTCCAAAAGTGCCAGCAACAGTGTCGAATACCCTCActatgaaaataaaaagttttctACCTCCACTATCGAGACTCTCAAAAATAGCCATGTTCAttcaaatgataataacatcAAACATAGTGCTAGTGGGAATGCCAGTTTTTCTAATAGTTCGACACTATCGACCACTCATGGACTTAACAATAACATTGGATCTAATTATAGTTCTACGACAGCAACTCCATCACACACTACCAACAAAAACCGGAAGTATAGCAACAATATTGCTAACGGTGGCATGTATTTCCGCAGGATTAGCGGGAGTAGCAGTTCATTCTCACATCCACATCTACTAATTGACGATTTGCTTAAAAGTGTATCAGATGAGTTTGTAAAATTTCAAACTGCAAATACACAATTGTATAAAGTTATGGTTATTATCAGTATTCCTGAAGATTCCTCCAACACAAGGAACCcagatattttaattccACAGATTTTACCGAGGTTTTTCAAGAATGATTTTTCGGGCGGGTCTTGGAATGATCCCTTTTCGAAAGATATGGATAGGACCGGCAGTACCAACTGCAGTAGTTATATTCCATTTAAGGAGAGTTTTTTCAATGCTAAGCATAACACACCttattctaataataacgatcCTTTAGGTTCTGATGGAGTGTGTGGTGCCGGTTTAAGaagagataaaaaaattggtgaTAACAAGTTAACAAATCCAAATAGAATCATATTAAATCATGatctattaaatattttcaaaactaaATACGGCCCAACATTGCTTTCACAGGATGAGTTTTTGTCCATTATGTCAAAACCTAGAAGTACGGAACGTGATTTGGAACTTACTGTTTATATAAggaatattatttctacCACCTctgaaattattttttttttagaaaactTGGACATTTCATTTTATACCAAATTAAGAAATTTAGATGTTAAAAGATGTTACTCCTCCACATCTGCTACTACCGCTAATACTACCATCAATGATGATAGTAAGGCGAACGATGGTACCAATACACATATGAGTTCAAACATGGGTTCGACTTATGATAGCACTAgaaattctttttcctcAAACACATCCGTCCCTAAACATCAAATCAATACAAATGCATCTAAAGAAGAAGCTAAAAAACAGTTATTCCATCCACAACAATATTACAAGAATACAGACACGCCATCTGTTTCTACGGCATCCTCTTCGTCTTCTTTCTCCTGTTTGCAACAGCCATCTAGTGCTGACACAAAAACAGCGCTGGAGCCTTCTCCATCTTATCAAACGACAAGTACGAGTAGTTTTAGTAACATTGGGCATAGTATTAGTAATTTATTTAGGTCAACTAACACCTCTAAAACTAATAATGCTGCTAGTAATAATGCTAGTGGTGTCAATGATGATGCTAATTGTGGTGATGGCAAAGGTAATGATACAAACAATGCCAATGACAGTATTGATGAGAATTCAACTCCAGAAGATCAAGATTATTTGGAATTAACTAAATGGAAACAGCAGATGTTAGAACTTTTAAGTGGAATTATAATGGATTTTTGTGAAGTGAAACAGGCCTTTCATGATGTTGTTATTAGAGGTGTTATTGATGCCCAGAATATTACGCTTAAAGATCCTTAtactttttcttctatGAAAGGTGAGTTAAGTTATGACAGTATTTTAAGCGCCCACAGGTTGTCTGAAGATATTCAGCAACGTTCAAATTTTAGGTATAATAAGATCAATAACAGTCAAAATGCTACAAGCAACGTAAAGTATCCTTTATTATCgcatacaaaaataaataccaCATTAGCTGTACTTGCAGGTCACCGAAATGATAGCGCATTTCTACAACGTAGAAACTATAGACATGCAAAAAGGGATAAAATCAcagaagatttaaaaaccCATTTAATTAAACAGGATGTGGAGACCAGTGATTCCGACTTTTGGGATTGTGATGAAAGTatcaaaaagttttattttaaattacttgacatctattattattgtactACTGTTTTGGAGCAACTAGTTGTTgccaaagaaaattttttaaacaatgtTTTTAGAAATATGAATAATGAACTATTAGcctctatttttaaatatgaaTTTGAAGACCAACAATTgcaacagcagcagcaacagTTACAACATCATCAATTGATTGATGATGAGATTGATACCTTTTTATTACACAAGGATATAATTTCAGAAGAGGGGGGAGGAAAAAAACCTATGGGTGGTACTTCTATTTTGATTAGGGAGGACCAACCATGGTTTTTACAGAGTGATTATGATTCACAATTAATTTATGATGACAAGGGTTTTATTAAAGCTGGTACTAAGGAGGCTTTGATTGAACATTTAACTAGCCATAAAACTGTAGATCGCTTTTTCATTGTTGTATTTCTGACTACTTTTAGAAGTATGCTCACTTGCAACGATTTATTGAGGTCTTTGTTGGAACGCTATAATCTACCACCGCCTGAGGGTCTAAGCTATGAACAATACAACTCATgggttgaaaaaaaaatgattccAATTAAGGAGGCAGTGATGAATGTTGTATTGATATTCTTAAGTGATTATTGGTGTCCTGCGTATTACGAACCTGGTGTTgaagatattaaaatattggcTGATGTTGCCCTAACCGAAAAAACCAAACATGCAGAAGAAGTTGCCAAATTAATTGATGAGAAATTAATCAAGTGTGGATACAGTAATAAAAACGGAAATCATactgataaaaatagtaatatggGGGAAGACCATCCACAAAAATCTTCCACTGCTAGCGTCTTATCTGGTGGTTTATCATCGACACCTAGTGTAGTATCATCCACAAAACTAAATCTTCCCCTGAATAAACCATCAAATTCACCAAGCCCACATTCTATGGGCACGATTAAGTTATTAGATCTGTCACCAAGCGAATTTGCTGAACAATTAACCGTCAAAGAGTGCGAATTGTattctaaaataaatacttttGAATGTTTGGACAGAATTTGGGGTAAGAAGTACTGTAGCTTTGGTGGCTCGcccaatattaaaaaatttattagcACTTCTAATCATTTAACCAACTATGTTACTTTCCAAATTGTTAAGTTGACTGATATTCAGAAAAGGTGTTCTACTattgaatttttcattaatacTGCTGTTGTTTGTCGtagtttaaataatttttcttcaatgACTGCTATTATCTCTGCGATGTATTCATCTCCAGTTTACAGACTAAAAAATACTTGGGAGTTAGTCGATAAGAACATTAAGAATAAATTATCTGAATTGAATGTTTTAATGGAATCCTTTAGAAATTTTGCCAGATATAGAGAAGTTTTAAACAATGTCACCAAATCTAGCGAACCGTATATTCCATTTTTAGgtgtttatttatccgatTTAACATTTATTAGCAGTGGTAATCCAGATTATTTAAGAAATTCACAAAaccaaattattaattttgctAAAAGAATTAGGATTACAGAAATTCTAAAGGAAATCACGAattgcaaaaaaagaacataTAAGTTGAATAAGAATACGCAGCTTCTGAATTTCATTGAATCATATTGCTGTAATAATACCGATTCCAACGGGAAATGTATTATCCCTGGTATTGAATTGTTGTATAACCAGTCACTAATTATTGAACCAAGAGATAAACAACAGAATAAATCATTGATAAACAGTACAAATAAGAATTTTAATCAGTCAACTAAACATCAGCAATACCAAGAGGGGTCAGGTATATGTGATGAATTAGGTGCTGGGTCCGTACCGGATAAGGACCAAAAGAAGAGTATtgacaaacaaaaaagtcatataaaaaaatctgCAAAAAGACTATTATTTAGTAATAAGAACAAATGA
- the DPS1 gene encoding aspartate--tRNA ligase DPS1 (similar to Saccharomyces cerevisiae YLL018C | DPS1 | aspartyl-tRNA synthetase primarily cytoplasmic) yields MSDSTASEFAAAEKKETVTPVSNEPVILGEDGKPLSKKALKKLAKEQEKLKKKQERAKQLEEEKKQRELQDALSDYAKENYGKSPLIQSTTKSGLKRWKFSELKEGANAPGVHDGQEIVFRARVQTTRQQGSTLTFLTFRQQQELIQGLVKVDKTNVSKQMVKWCANINGESIVVVHGLVKKVSGEPIKSCTIQDLEIHISKIFTISETPEKLPILIEDASRSEEEAEKLGLPVVNLDTRLDARVIDLRTVTNQAIFRIQSGVCKLFREFLDNKGFIEIHTPKLLAAASEGGANVFEVGYFNRKAYLAQSPQFYKQQCIAADYEKVYEVSPVFRAENSNTHRHMTEFTGLDLEMAIEEHYDEVIDTLMELFVFIFSNLKTRYASEIELVRKQYPMEDFKLPKDGKMVRLHYKEAIRLLREEGGKTDLGDYEDLNTECEKLLGKIVREKYDTDFYVLDKFPLAIRPFYTMPDPEDSHYSNSYDFFMRGEEILSGAQRIHDPELLRKRMEAHGVSPDSPGAKDYVESFTYGCPAHGGGGIGLERVVMFYLDLKNIRRASMFPRDPKRLRP; encoded by the coding sequence ATGTCTGATTCAACCGCTTCTGAGTTTGCTGCtgcagaaaaaaaagaaactgTTACTCCCGTTTCCAATGAACCCGTTATTCTAGGTGAAGATGGAAAACCATTAAGCAAAAaagctttaaaaaagttggCTAAAGAACAAGagaaattgaagaaaaagcaAGAACGTGCCAAACAATtggaagaggaaaaaaaacaacgtGAATTGCAAGACGCATTGAGCGATTATGCTAAGGAAAATTATGGCAAATCTCCATTGATCCAATCAACTACCAAATCAGGTTTAAAAAGATGGAAGTTTTCTGAATTGAAAGAAGGAGCCAATGCTCCTGGTGTCCACGATGGCCAAgaaattgtttttagaGCTAGAGTTCAAACCACCCGTCAGCAAGGTTCTACTCtaacatttttaacttttagACAGCAACAAGAATTAATCCAAGGTTTAGTCAAAGTCGATAAAACCAACGTTTCCAAACAAATGGTTAAATGGTGTGCCAATATTAATGGAGAAAGTATTGTTGTAGTTCACGGTCTAGTTAAGAAAGTTAGTGGTGAGCCAATTAAATCCTGTACCATCCAAGATTTAGAAATTcatatttccaaaatttttacCATCAgtgagactccagaaaaGTTGCCTATTTTAATTGAGGATGCTTCTAGATCTGAAGAAGAAGCTGAGAAATTGGGATTGCCTGTGGTTAATTTAGATACAAGATTGGATGCCCGTGTTATTGATTTAAGAACAGTTACTAATCAAGCTATTTTTAGGATTCAAAGTGGTGTTTGCAAGTTGTTTAGAGAGTTTTTGGACAATAAAGGTTTTATTGAGATTCACACACCTAAGTTATTAGCAGCCGCTAGTGAAGGTGGTGCCAATGTTTTTGAAGTTGGCTATTTTAATAGAAAAGCTTATTTGGCTCAGTCACCACAGTTTTATAAACAACAATGTATTGCAGCTGATTACGAAAAAGTTTATGAAGTTTCTCCTGTTTTTAGAGCTGAAAATTCAAACACACATCGTCATATGACTGAATTTACTGGATTGGATTTAGAAATGGCTATTGAAGAACATTACGATGAAGTTATTGATACTTTGATGGAATTATTTGTCTTCATTTTCAGTAATTTGAAAACGCGTTACGCCTCTGAAATTGAATTGGTTCGTAAACAATACCCAATGGAAGACTTTAAGTTACCTAAAGATGGCAAGATGGTTAGATTACACTACAAAGAAGCCATCAGATTATTGAGGGAAGAGGGTGGTAAGACCGATTTGGGTGATTACGAGGATTTAAATACAGAAtgtgaaaaattattgggTAAGATTGTTAGAGAGAAATATGATACTGATTTCTATGTTTTGGACAAATTTCCATTGGCTATCAGACCATTTTACACTATGCCCGATCCAGAGGACTCTCATTATTCTAACTCTTATGATTTCTTTATGAGAGGTGAGGAAATTTTAAGTGGTGCACAAAGAATTCATGATCCAGAATTATTAAGGAAAAGAATGGAAGCTCATGGCGTTTCACCAGATTCCCCAGGTGCTAAAGATTATGTAGAAAGTTTTACTTATGGATGTCCAGCTCATGGTGGGGGTGGTATTGGTTTGGAAAGAGTTGTTATGTTTTACTTGGATTTGAAAAACATCAGAAGAGCCTCTATGTTCCCAAGAGATCCAAAAAGATTAAGACCATAG
- the KNS1 gene encoding serine/threonine protein kinase KNS1 (similar to Saccharomyces cerevisiae YLL019C | KNS1 | Kinase Next to SPA2): MMVSNTTRVQQLNNNTNNSNDNNNSISTSNDTIFMEDSDSVSTNSELGTRRRRRRRRRRDLDINNDVTVSTTSSVPGTMDNNNFITHLLNKQSTLLSTNFSLDDTHNSGIEIDNKNDNNDCIESDDDIIFIKEEKVKNQQDSVVSLKKEHSIDALTTTKDTQHNHQNYLLVHEDDTSDIMGVTGATDKKQRTVSIPQLPHAKLQYQPPASLLLSNNSNAGNCATSTFHKRYLNSQHSNDFLGDGTNFNGSAIIDYDEDGNELFNTETRGNGGVEEEENDVDNISPNDETKNYGDNNIVDANNLMMNMLNSSTTVTNNNKYNYYDYYNYSNRINNNNIPGDDHINYGFDDEDIDDGSHSTTLKRNRRVSIRVIEDNTSYSPPGGNFLFDQRKKLKVFNHNNAKMSHTLFRTNNNAKIRFDTDEKDGHYIFYPNSIICGGRYLTKDILGKGTFGKVIKCVDLQHQQQQQMEANNNGSNNNSTTKYCALKIIKAIDRYREAAKTELRILITIYKNDRFGEYQCLLLRDFFDYKNHIIIVSDLAGKSVYDFMSSNGVGRFCGSHVQAMARQIIRSTCFLHDLNIVHTDIKPENTLLVDDKHYWEVQLPNPVVKKLSKRRFEASLGKRKILYNPEIKIIDFGSAVFNNEFHPDVVSTRHYRAPEIILGLGWSFPCDIWSIACVLVELVTGESLYPIHENVEHLAMMQRIHGTKIPSKLISKMIFNLEHENELRYAIPSRIIKKELLPYFFKLNNFNRKVGTDEHEAEYCFQWPKRNSRKVLLTPRDSIKRVMDNCDRLDIWLSKKIGRDYPWIILCNMEMDIETNWKLILKNMDTDNASCSELNYGAIPSNTAFNNNQNAYYYDNNKPDRDVFEFWYYFVDLLINMFEFDPEKRLTAKQALEHKWFDMGIIDEGILNYQSAGVVSSHTL, translated from the coding sequence ATGATGGTTTCCAACACAACAAGGGTGCAGCAgcttaataacaatactaacaacagcaatgataacaataatagtattagCACTTCTAATGATACTATTTTCATGGAAGATTCAGACAGTGttagtaccaatagtgaACTAGgaacaagaagaaggagaagaaggagaagaagaagagatCTTGATATAAACAATGATGTTACTGTTTCTACAACTTCCAGTGTGCCTGGAACCAtggataataacaattttataactcatttattaaataaacagTCTACTCTGTTATCTACAAACTTTTCACTAGATGATACCCATAATTCTGGCATTgaaattgataataaaaatgataacaaTGACTGTATAGAATCAGATGATGACATTATATTcattaaagaagaaaaggtTAAGAATCAACAAGATTCTGTTGTGTCACTGAAAAAGGAGCATTCTATTGATGCCCTTACTACCACAAAAGACACCCAGCATAACCACCAAAATTATCTGTTGGTACATGAAGATGATACTTCTGATATTATGGGAGTAACCGGCGCAACCGATAAAAAGCAAAGAACTGTCTCTATACCACAATTACCACATGCTAAATTACAGTACCAACCGCCTGCTTCCCTGTTACTTTcaaataatagcaatgcTGGCAACTGTGCCACTAGTACTTTTCATAAAAGGTATTTAAATTCGCAACACAGTAATGATTTTTTGGGTGATGGCACAAATTTTAACGGTAGTGCTATAATAGATTACGATGAGGATGGAAATGAACTGTTTAATACGGAAACAAGGGGTAACGGAGGAgttgaagaagaggaaaatgatgttgataatattaGCCCCAACGATGagacaaaaaattatggcGACAACAACATCGTCGATGCTAATAATTTGATGATGAACATGCTTAATTCCAGTACTACCGTcacaaacaacaataaatacAACTATTATGATTACTATAACTACAGTAATAGgattaataacaacaacattcCTGGTGATGACCACATCAACTATGGttttgatgatgaagatataGACGATGGGTCGCATTCTAcaactttaaaaagaaataggAGAGTTTCTATAAGAGTTATTGAAGATAACACAAGTTATAGTCCTCCTGGTGgcaattttttgtttgatcaaagaaaaaaattaaaagttttcaatCACAATAATGCAAAGATGTCGCACACTTTATTTCgcaccaataataatgccaaAATAAGATTTGATACTGACGAAAAGGATGgccattatattttttatcctAATTCTATTATTTGTGGAGGTAGATATTTAACTAAGGATATTTTAGGAAAAGGCACTTTTGGTAAAGTAATTAAGTGTGTTGATCTACAgcatcaacaacaacaacaaatggaggctaataataatggtagtaacaataatagtactaCCAAATACTGTGCCTTAAAAATCATTAAGGCTATAGATAGATATAGAGAAGCAGCCAAAACAGAACTACGCATACTAATTACGATATACAAGAACGACCGGTTTGGGGAGTATCAATGTCTATTGCTACgtgatttttttgattacaAAAATCACATTATTATAGTTTCAGATCTAGCTGGTAAATCTGTGTATGATTTCATGAGCAGTAATGGGGTTGGTAGATTTTGTGGTTCCCATGTTCAAGCAATGGCTAGACAAATTATTAGGAGTACTTGTTTTTTACATGATTTGAATATAGTGCATACTGACATTAAACCGGAAAATACTTTACTAGTCGATGATAAACATTATTGGGAGGTACAGTTACCTAATCCAGtggttaaaaaattaagtaAGCGTAGGTTCGAGGCTAGTTTGGGTAAAAGAaagattttatataatCCTGAAATCAAAATCATTGATTTTGGTAGTGCCGTATTCAATAACGAGTTTCATCCAGATGTAGTTAGCACCAGACATTATAGAGCACCTGAGATTATTTTGGGGTTAGGCTGGTCCTTCCCATGTGATATTTGGAGTATAGCCTGTGTTTTAGTGGAATTGGTGACTGGTGAATCGCTTTATCCCATACACGAAAATGTTGAGCATTTGGCTATGATGCAAAGAATACATGGCACAAAGATACCTTCTAAGTTGATTTCCAAAATGATATTTAATTTAGAACATGAAAATGAGTTGAGATATGCCATACCGTCCAgaatcattaaaaaagaattattgccttacttttttaaactgAATAATTTCAATAGAAAGGTCGGTACTGATGAGCATGAAGCTGAGTATTGTTTCCAATGGCCCAAAAGGAACAGCAGAAAGGTTTTGTTAACCCCAAGGGACTCTATTAAAAGAGTGATGGATAATTGCGACCGTTTAGATATTTGGTTGAGCAAGAAAATTGGAAGGGATTATCCATGGATTATTTTGTGTAATATGGAAATGGACATAGAAACAAATTGGAAgcttattttaaaaaacatgGATACAGATAACGCTTCTTGCAGTGAATTAAATTATGGGGCTATTCCAAGTAACACTgctttcaataataatcagAACGCATATTACtacgataataataagccTGATAGAGACGTATTTGAATTTTGGTACTATTTCGTAGACTTATTGATTAATATGTTCGAATTTGATCCGGAAAAGAGATTAACCGCAAAGCAAGCTTTAGAACATAAGTGGTTTGATATGGGTATTATAGATGAGGGTATCTTGAATTATCAAAGTGCTGGCGTCGTGAGCAGCCACACTctgtaa
- the COX19 gene encoding Cox19p (similar to Saccharomyces cerevisiae YLL018C-A | COX19 | Cytochrome c OXidase) encodes MSANPGNKLQALSPTPPERGSFPLDHFGECTKEMQDYLKCIKITKGENAHNCRLLAKNYLKCRMNNDLMDTDDWKHLGLPSDENSPNAPNNEKVGKRFGN; translated from the coding sequence atgTCCGCTAACCCTGGTAATAAACTACAGGCATTATCACCAACACCACCAGAAAGAGGCTCTTTCCCCTTGGATCATTTTGGTGAATGTACCAAAGAAATGcaagattatttaaagtGCATAAAGATTACAAAAGGTGAGAATGCACACAATTGTAGGTTGTTAGCCAAAAACTATCTAAAATGTAGGATGAATAATGACTTGATGGATACAGATGATTGGAAACATCTAGGACTTCCTAGTGATGAAAACTCTCCCAATGCTCCCAATAACGAGAAAGTGGGTAAAAGATTCGGTAACTAA